From the Coffea eugenioides isolate CCC68of chromosome 1, Ceug_1.0, whole genome shotgun sequence genome, the window CCCACTTTTGGTTCACTCCAGCCGGTCAGAAATCACCTCTTCATAAGGTTTAGATTTTATTTTATACATCGTTTTTCACATTATGTGTGAGATTCATAaaaatttgttctataattataCGTTATTGAAAGTGAGTTACATTGTATGTATATAAAGTTACATTTTATGCATTTTGCACAAAATCGCTCCGAATAGGACTCTTGTCCAAAAACTAGATGCTTGACCAATTTGTTGCATATATTGCTTAGGTGATTGACTGGACATCTAAGATCCTACCAGTAAAGACGATTGGACCAACCATTCCATCTATGTACCTTGACAAGCACCTTCAAGATGACAAGCAGTATGGTCTCAGCCTTTTAAGCCAATGACTAATGCTTGCATGTCCTGGCTAAATGAAAGATCAACCAGTTCAGTTGTTTATGTATCATTTGGAAGTTTGGCAGAACTTGATGCTGAGCAGATGGAAGAAGTAGCACAGGGTTTGAGAACAAGCAACTACTATTTTCTATGGGTggtttgtgacggccccacctccccctgggcgtaccctaagATTTAGCaaaccgcctgcccaactctcgccaggactcactcactcgcatcaattaaaataaggtgcaacctcaataataaacaaaataacggtacccaagtttggaacatacgaatacattcatttctatctcaaccatccatacagtcccaaatacatcaaaagatttaagttctcagtacattcaaccctaatcgagcgactagtgcgagtacagttacaaaatttaaaacaactagactacgcgagtctgtacacgtctcacgcctcgctcgtacccctgtaaggaaaacaaatggcgtggaatgagttaaaaatccagtgaggttccaaatagcaaattgaccattatttataagtacaagttttcgatatagcaaagtaacgagcatgaagagttcataaaagttagtaataacatttcaagtagcaatctcaaaatgagcgaatgtaaaagttttcagaataaataataatccaataagcattaatcattccaaagtataaggatacggaggGCTGTCAGGAGCCacattcccattgcatcaccaggagtttgatcacgtaatagttgacactccgtcaactttcaagtaagtaaccaattcaatagaacaccacttacactactctctgtccaccattcaaaccccctactggggccaaaatcctcaataaacacgactggtaatactcgagtataccgattagtcgaggaaaataaatggcgtggaatgagcttaaaacccaatgaggttccaaatagcaaattgaccattatttataagtacaagttttcgatatagcaaagtaacgagcatgaagagttcataaaagtgagcaataacacttcaagtagcaatctcaaaatgagcgagtgtaaaagttttcagaataaacaataatccaataagcaataatcattccaaagtataaggatacggagggctctcaggagccacattcccattgcatcaccaggagtttgatcacgtaatagttgacactccgtcaactttcaagtaagtaaccaatccagtagaacaccacttacattactctccgtccaccattcaaaccccctactgggcccaaaatcctcagtAAACACGgctgataatactcgagtataccgattagtcgaggagatatcactccactcgacaatcaagagacctagggttcgttatctaatcgaccaaacctttgccggctcgactcgagtaacttgccgcagggtttctggaattccaggaagtgcgcacatcataaacaagtatatcaaatcaatttcaacaataaacaagtatatcaaataagggcaagtgcgataaagtacactcttacccgatcaaaccaatcatatatcatttaatcatattgatgaAGTATTGGAagcaagtgtccagttcaatcagatatttggaagcactcaccaaaatgaagtgcccctagtaaccacgtctgggttatactccgggttcggagtccaaatctgcgataaaactttgtttcagaactttaaaaatcgactaagattcgaaatttagacgtttcgttcaataagaatcaagaaatggaaattcacttggagaatattcgtgaaacactcgctcgcttttcaaactatataactttataacatttatacttgaaaatgccatttgagtcgaaagtataaggaaaacgtattcctagtagtcatagttgtatttctcaagggtacaagttcggccaaatccttacttatatacctcggaaaaagaagacgcaaatatcctacatagttcaagtggtaatcacttttaacccttactcaaattgtaagtatatttctctagttttcgagcgtaaatttgggcagcatgccctttgtgtttacctaatttttcagccatttacggcttcattattttcctcagccaatcccaaagtcatacacaatataaattcatcacaatagccgttcaataggttcaaagtaatacaagtacaaaaatcaagctaatgacatgtgtggaaatgaagtttaacaaaagacagatttgacgtgtttttgcggaatggacacatccgaggttacgcttatcggattgaggtacaatttgtgccgtttcgaagctaagacacagggctacaattttgataaAGACTACTCagtccaatttccagtgtaacccagtcaaattcccaattcacagaaccaaattccaactaatagaccagttaaccgtactacctttaaatggccatatctcaagctacgaaagtccgtttaagacgttcttggaggcgttgaaaagttaagacaaagtactaaaactttcatgttttgaaaaatggctaaatcagtacggatcatagtgaatagacacggtcaattggatgaactgtccaaaacggatcactggatgcatcctagggcagtgagggtattttgctCTTTTCacggctacgttgctccgattgggctgaaattttgtaggcaatcataaaatgtcattctctacaactttcatgtttgtgCTAAacctagttcggcctctaacatcatgaactggaaccggacagaactgaactacaattttccagaaatatgaaattttacggtttcaaaggaaactttcttcatttcttgcttcaatcaccaccacaacctcttatataagcttagatacaacatatactatccatacagcaagtataggcagcaaatccttcaaaccctaactcatgtaactcaagaaaacatacactatatccatccaaatcattataatagctatcatccaccacaaatttaaggtgctatgccaagttaagcaagattaagagtaagaaatggggaaatcagcattattaccttgctaaagtgactaccaagagcagccctaacttttccttccaaaatttcaccaacaccccactagctaaacactcaaggaaggttttaatcggtttagtttcttgtttcctcacttggatggctcaaactcaagatgaaatggtgaagctctcccttggtttttctctctctctctctctcagccaaagcagcagaaaaatgatgaagaaatgaagctccatggtgataagaaggcaagacaaaaggtttGGCAAGAAACCATaggtgagtgacacttgtcaccaccaaagccatccaaaaattctttttttttttcttgtattttggccacaaatttcggtcacaTGGCTGAAgatgaggggggatattttgcaaaaatatcaagggtatgtggtggtaaggaagtggtggtcaagtggtgggttgaATCAGTAGTGAtagatacccgtcggttcgaaccgttttttcttaaatcacgtatattCATGGTTGTTAAAATCGCGatccggatcgtaggatcgtacgatccggAAAGGCAAAATCGATCCGGATCGCACTCAAAATCGCAAATTCCTTGAATCTATATAGGATCGAGGTAGGATCGGTAGGATCGCGTAgaatcgtacgatcctacgatcctacTTCGATCCTACAATTTTTTGCTAATTTGTGGAATACAAGGTTCATTTTGCAAGTAAAAATCGACATTTGGGGTAGGCTTGTAAGTTCACACTCAATTGCAGGCCTTAGTTGCAatgttttaacaaattttgcctcAAAGTCAAAAGATTCCGTCCAAAAGCTTCGGGCCTTCTTCATCTTCCCCTCAAGCAGAGCTTTGACGTTTCTCTTCTCCTCTCCGCTGCCCAAATCAAATCCCAAATTTTAACCATCAAACCACCTCAAGTTTCGGCTACAGCTCTTACCAAGAACCCACAAGACAAATCGCTGCGGCTTCTACCAGGAACCCACAAGCTACAGCCGACAGCTATTGCAGAAAAAGTTCATCTTCTGCATTGGGTGAAAAGCTGAGCAGCAAAAtcatcatcttcctctctcATACTCATACTACTTTGTAAGCGTTTAAACATGAGTGCAATAGTGACTAATTAATGGCGTGTGAAATTAGGATGGAAATGTACAAATTTTACCTTTTCTCAAGCTTTTTTCGTTTACATTGTAGGAAATTATATGATACCAGGAATTCTATTCTGTTGGATGGTGCtcctattttttttctcaataatTGAAATTTGTATTTGGCAACTTTAATTAGTGAAACCACAGGAAGTTTTAAATACTTGAATTAAATGATGAAATGAAATCTAATGCCAGAACTTTTTCTGCCCATTTAATATTTgagctttatatatatatatatatatatatatatattaagttttTGTAATGAATGTTCAATATTTGATCGTTAACACATTCAATTCACACCTATTATGTATATGCACTTCTAACACGCATAACCTTTTtttatattcatatatataccTTTTTTGATTAATATTActtttctaaaaatttcatTCTTCAACTACGTACATATTTTTCATTAATTCGAAATTGTAAACATATTATTGATCTTTTGTGATTGGCAATTGGCAATCAAAACATTCTTGAAATGTTGTCGGCTGTAACTTCTTCATCTTTTTATTACTTGTCAGATAGTAAGTAAAAAATGCTATATATTGATGAGTAACTTATTTATTTGATATCTTTTAGGATGTACAAAATGGTATatgaatttcaatttcattaatttAGTAAATTTAGGAGCTTTTGGTGGGATcttacgatcctacgatccgatTCTGTGAAACTAAAATCGATCCTACGGGGAATCCCGATTTTACAAACCttgcgtatactagggtttttaccttctaatcactaacttattattatcacttcaaatcatataatatttcctcatccaaaagtcacttgtacctaccaaatttgatcctcactccgtaccgaaaaatcaccctacggaaaaacgtgaaaaccctaacttgctccaacttgaaaacgaaaagtgaaaacctttactttcatgttcatttgcacttattgtggggtgattgggtggtagggctattataaaatcataatttccaattaaaagggcatttttaagaaaacgtgagggattttacaattctataaattgaatttagcgtttcggttgaaatatgggaaatttgagaaaacggtcagtcacaaatgaaactagggttttgattagactttatttctagaatttagggtttctagtttgcaaaacaaaacaataaaataaagaaaccgtaatattctctttgaggctaaacaacaatagtatcctaaaagttggggtatcacatgGTTAGAGAATCAGAATCAAATAAGCTGCCGAAAGATCTTGTTAAAGAAACACCTGATAGAGGATTAGTCATTTCATGGTGTCCTCAGCTTGAAGTTTTAGCCCACAAATCTATAGGGTGCTTTATCACTCATTGTGGATGGAATTCAACAGTGGAGGCCTTAAGTTTGGGAGTCCCAATGATAGGCATGCCACAATGGACCGATCATAGCACGAATGCCAAGTTTGTAACGGACATCTGGAAAACGGGAATCAAAGCTCAGCCAGATGAAAATGGAATCGTTAGAAGAGGTCATTCGTCAACGCATAAGCACAGTGATGGAGGGGGAGAAAGGACAAGACATTAGGAAAAATGCATATAAATGGAAGGATTTGGCCAGACAGGCTTTTGACGAGGGGGGAAGGTCAGATATAAACATTAAAGACTTTGTATCCAAATTGATTCAGTTTTAAAGAGATAATCAAAAAGTTATATCCGTCTTCTTCAAAAACAATCAAAAGGCAACCAGGTAACTGTCATATGAAAATTTGGGCTTTGCATAGTAGCATCCGTTACCCAAAAGGGCGCAAGATAacccaaattttcattttgtaaaaAATGTCCCATTTAGATAGCATCCTGTTACTTAGTTTTCAACATCAAATGTGGGCTGGGCATAATAGCATCCGTTACAGAGTGTGCCGTCTAATTGAGAATACTCTCAATTATTGGTTTTCCTCCATTAAACTGCGAattcttttgcaaatcaaaAAACGCATCAAGTGAATGCATCTTTTGAGGAAACAATGCATTCGATAGATTTTAAAAACAATGCATTCAAATGattggaaaaaaattagaaaaaatcgCCCTTTAGAAATAGGTTTGAAAAACGCCACTCTATaagaatttttctttcttaaagTCTCACTTTTAGGCAATGTTCTGAAACTCgaaccgttaattgaaccggcgAGGTGCTCGGATCGAGATTCAACCGGTCAGATCTATTCAACCTTGGttcaacaaatttttaaaaaaattatatatatatatatatatatacacacacacactaaataagacatgcaatgaactaatttaaaactttatatgatgaagagcttaatattttcaaagaacttagattttcacaaataaaaattttaaattataagttgcaacaaataaatttcatctcagtTTCAATTGTATCTATCAAAaaataatcttaaatccaattcaaaaataccacaattttctaaaattatacaaaattcacgccCATGGAAATTAGACATTgcgaatttaaatttttaattcacATTTTTGGAATTTAGAGATTAcaacttaaaaaaaagaagtttggaGTTTAGAGGAAAttaagaaaatagaaaatagagttgcaaacttgataagaggcaaaaaatgagaagaaattgAGTGGACATGGCATTTAATAATTAGTCTTTAGGGTTAAGGAAAacctattatatatatatatatatatatatattcaatttaatatgcaaaaacaaaaaaatcgcCGGTTCAACGGTTCAATCCAGTTCTACAATTCAAGAATTGATTTTTAAGTCCAGTCAACCCGAGTAATGAACTAAACCAGAGTTATGACCGATTTGCGATCCGACTAGTCGAATCGGCCAGTCCGATCCAGTATTCAAAACAATGCTTTTAGGAAATTCATTCATGCAACGTGTGGTTTTTAAGGGTTAGTATGCAGCATCTTGCTACCAACAAATACAGAAGGACTTTGGCATAGCCAAATAGGGGCTAAATCTACATCCTTTTATCGTAGATCAACACTTTTTATTCCCACAACTCAATCAGTTGGTAGGAACGTAGTTGGATGACTTTGAGGTTCTTCATTTGATTTTCAaatcttcttatttttcctttctctcgTAAGAATTAGAGTctcttgaaaaagaaaaataaaaggatagTAATGTTGCAAACAAAATTTTATGACTTTAACATTGGAACTACGAAAAAAATGCGAATATATGACAGAAGGGCAAATTTAACTTTCCCCCCGAATTACATACAAAATATTGCAAGGTTAGGATTTTTCACCTTGAATTGGATTCTATAGAAAAAATCTACAATGGATTTGGGTGGACAAAACTATGCCATCCTTCCCTTTGTCCCATATCTATTGACAGTACCACCTACTGCGCTGCATTCGATTCTCCAATCATGTTTACTGTGTTCTGTTTGTAATTGTGTGTTTCATACTAAAATCTATGTCGATGACCTATGGATATGAACCTTGGAGTAAAAAATTCTCCTATCAACTGACAAATTTATTATTCAAGACTTGGATCCATTGGCTATTTGTTTATTGATATCTTGATCTTGGAATGTACAATGCAGATCACATTGTTCTTAGGCGGCCAACAAAGATTATCTCGGgcaaaaagaaatacaaaatgGAGAATATAACTGGGCTTATACAACAAAAGATGCCATGTCCACCCAACCACATGTCTGTACACATTCTTCTGTCTACTCATACAAGCTATAAGTACTCTCTCCACGAACTCTTAATTCTTAAAGGTTGTGATACCTCAAAAAGAGTCCATACAGAGCAATTGATGGAAACTTACAGAGCTCATTGCTTGATTTTGCCATTTCCCATCCAGGGTCACATAAACCCAATGCTCCAATTTGCTACGCGTTTGCAACATCAAGGCACGAAAATTACACTTGTTACAACCAAATTCTTGTTTAAATCCTTGCAAGAAGCCTCAGGTTCTATCTCAGTGGAGGCCATCTCTGATGGATACGACGAAGGAGCAAATGGAGTTGCAGCGGGAATATACTTGGCTATGTTTAGAAAATGTGGCTCAGAAACTCTTACTGAGCTAATCTTGAAGCTTCATGATTTAGGTTGTCCTGTTGATTGTATTGTTTATGATGCATTCTTGCCTTGGTGTCTGGATGTGGCAAAGAGTCTTGGCTTACGTGGGGTTGTTTTCTTCACTCAATCTTGTGCTGTCAATAACATCTATTACCATGCTCACAAAGGGTGCTTGAAACTTCCTCTAGAGGAGACAGAAGTGGACATTCCTGGCTTGCCACCACTATTAGCTTCAGATCTGCCTTCTTTTATTTCTGATTATGCTTCATATCCAGCAATTTATCAGCTGGTTGTACATGACCAAATGGAAAACATCGAAGAAGCTGACTGGATTTTCTTCAACACATTTTACAAGTTGGAGGAAGAGGTAAAAATACTTGAATATTCTCAATTGTGGCCAAATAGATTATTGGCTAGCCAGTGGCAAAGCTAAGTCCTTAAATGACCATGCCAAGCCATGTGATTGTCAACTAATATTTCAAAACTAAAACTTGCTCTTTGTCTACTAATATGAATTTTATTGTTTATATGTATATTGCTTAGGTGAATGATTGGATGGCAAAAATCCTACCAGTTAAGACAATTGGACCAGCTATCCCATCCATGTACCTAGAGAAGAGCCTTGAAGATGACAAGCACTATGGTCTCAATCTTTTTAAGTCAATGACTAAAGCTTGCATGTCATGGCTGAATGAAAGGTCGGTCAGTTCAGTTGTTTATGTAGCATTTGGAAGTTTGGCAGAACTTAATGCTGAGCAGATGGAAGAATTAGCATGGGGTTTGAGAAAGAGCAATTACTATTTCCTATGGGTAGTTAGAGAATCAGAATCAAACAAGCTACCAAAAGATTTTCTCGAAGAATCATCTGATAAAGGATTAATAATCTCATGGTGTCCTCAGCTGGAAGTTTTAGCGCACGAATCTATGGGGTGTTTTATTACTCATTGTGGATGGAATTCAACACTGGAGGCTTTAAGTTTGGGTGTCCCTATCATAGCAATGCCACAATGGACAGATCAAAGCACAAACGCCAAGTTTGTAATGGACATCTGGAAAACGGGAATCAAAGCTCTTCCAGATGAAAATGGAATTGTTAGAAGAAATGTGATTAGTCAATGCATAAGCCTAGTAATGGACAAGAAGAAAGGACAAGAGAATAGTCAAAATGCAAAAAAGTGGAAGGATTTAGCAAGGCAGGCTTTTGATGAGGGGGGAAGTTCAGATGCAAACATTAAAGACTTTGTATCCAAACTGGTTTGAGTCTTGAAGAGTTGACAAAATAGATCCGTCTTCTTCATAATTAATGCAACCATCATcagaaaattaagga encodes:
- the LOC113752161 gene encoding UDP-glycosyltransferase 74G1-like; this encodes METYRAHCLILPFPIQGHINPMLQFATRLQHQGTKITLVTTKFLFKSLQEASGSISVEAISDGYDEGANGVAAGIYLAMFRKCGSETLTELILKLHDLGCPVDCIVYDAFLPWCLDVAKSLGLRGVVFFTQSCAVNNIYYHAHKGCLKLPLEETEVDIPGLPPLLASDLPSFISDYASYPAIYQLVVHDQMENIEEADWIFFNTFYKLEEEVNDWMAKILPVKTIGPAIPSMYLEKSLEDDKHYGLNLFKSMTKACMSWLNERSVSSVVYVAFGSLAELNAEQMEELAWGLRKSNYYFLWVVRESESNKLPKDFLEESSDKGLIISWCPQLEVLAHESMGCFITHCGWNSTLEALSLGVPIIAMPQWTDQSTNAKFVMDIWKTGIKALPDENGIVRRNVISQCISLVMDKKKGQENSQNAKKWKDLARQAFDEGGSSDANIKDFVSKLV